A window of Variovorax paradoxus genomic DNA:
GCCGAAGTTGGCGGCCTTCTTGGCGCTGACCTCGACGATCAGCGCCTCGATCATGACCTGCGCGCGGCGGCCGTCGAGCTTGTCGATCACGGCGCGCATCTGGCGGTATTGCGGCTCGGGCGCCGTGATGATGAGCGAGTTGGTGGTCGGGTCGGCCTGGATCTGGCCGCCGGTCGAGGGCTGGTTGGCGTTGTTGAGCGGGGCGCTGGCCGCGGCCGAGCCGCCGTTCTGGCCGCCGCTGAGATTCACCTGCATGGCCTGCGGCGCGCTTTGCTGCGGCACCGGGCTGCTGCCCGCGGCGCCCGGCTGGCCCGAGGCGCTCGTCTGCTGGTTGGCGGCCATGGCGGCGCGCAGCGTGGCCGCGAGGCGCACCGCGTCAGCGTTCTTCAGGTAGACCACGTAGATGTTGCCGGCCGCGCCGTTGCTGCCTTCGGCGGGCTGGCGGTCGAGCTTTTCGACCAGCGTGCGCACCAGCTGCACGCGCGCCGGGTTGGCCGCGCGCAGGATCAGCGAGTTGCTGCGCGGGTCGGCCAGCAGCGTGGTGCGGAACGACGCATCGGTGGCGCCCGGCGCCGCGGCGGTGCCCGGCGCGCCCGAGCCGCTGCCCTCGATCAGCCGCGAGATGAGCGGCACCATGTCGGAGGCGATGGAATGCTTGAGCTGGATGACTTCGACGTCGGACGCGTTCGGCACGTCGAGCGACGCGATGATGCGGGCCAGCCGGCGCATGTTGTCGGCGTAGTCGGTGATCACGAGCGAGTTGTTGCCCGGGTTCACGTTGATGGTGTTGTTCGGCGGGATCAGCGGGCGCAGCACCGGCAGCAGGCTGTTCGGCGATTCGTAGTTGAGCCGGAAGATCTGCGTGACGATCTGGTTGCTGCCGCTGGACGAGACGGCGCCGATGGAGGTGTTGACGGCGCTGCTCTGCAGCTTGGCGTCAGCCTCGGGCACCACCTTGTAGAGGCCGTCGGCCTCCACCACCGCGAAGCCCTGCAGGCGCAGCGCCGAGGCGAACTGGTTGAACGCGGCCGCCGGCTGGATGGCGCGGTCGGTGACGAGGTTCATGGTGCCCTTCACGCGCGGATCGACCACCACGTCGCGCCCAGTGACCACGGCCATGGTACGGGCCACGGCCTCGATGTCGGCGTTGGCGAAGTTGAGCGTGATCGGCTCGCCGCGGCGCGGTGCGTCGCTGGTCTGCGCGAAGGCCGCGGGCGCGGCCTGCAGGAACGTGGCCGCGATCAGCACGCGCACGGCGAGTGCGACGGTGCCAGTCGAAAACAGTGGCTTCATCATGAGGATCAACCCAGGGTGATGATCGAACGCGCGTTGTCGCGCCGTCCGATGATGTTCAACAAATTGGAAAGTGCGTCTTCGCGGCCGGGCGCGGCATTGGCTTCGCCGTTGAAGCGGAAGGTGGTGCCGTTCCAGCTGCCGCTGCCGTTCAGCTCGAGGCTGCCTTCGCGCGTGCTGAGCAGCAGCGTGGGGCGGTTGCCGCCTTCGAGCGTGAGCCGGTAGCTGCCCATCGGACGCAAGGTCGACAGGCTGGAGGAAACGTCGGTGGCGTCGAGCGAGGCCTGGCCCGCGATGCGCAGCGCGGGGCCGTCCCATTGCATCGCGAAGGCCTTGGTGGTGAGGTCGAGCGCGCCGTCGAGCTTGAGCGTGTTCCAGGGCGCGCCCAGGCCGGTGAGCATGCTGGCGGGCCAGCGCGAGCGGCTGTCCTGCCATTCGAGCTGCATGCCGCCGGCGCGCGGGCTGGCGCGCAGCTGCAGCGGCTGGGCCGCGCAGCAGGGCAGGTCGAGGCTGGCCGAGATGCCGCCCCAGCCCGGACGCATGCGCCAGTGCAGCAGGCCGGGCAGCGACACTGCTTCGGCGCCGCCGGCACCGCTGGCGAACACCACGGCGGCCGTGCCGTTCCAGATGGTGCCGCGCGGATTGGCCAGCACCAGCCGGCCCTGGCTCCAGCCCGACAGCGCCGCCGACAGCCAGCGCGCCGGCGCGAACAGCAGCACCGCCAGCACCGCGCCGATCGTGATGCCGAGCAGCGCCCAGCGCCAGCCGCGGCGTGGCGCGGGGCCGGAGGAGGGAGGTCGAGTCACCATGCGGGATGGCTCATCGAGCGGCGGGCAGCGCCATGACGACGGTGCCGTCCCAGCGGACCTGCGGCGTCGACGAGGCGTCCTTGTGGCCGGCAGCAGGCGTGGCGGCGGCGGGCGCCCGGGTCAGGTGCGCCTCGCGCGGAACGGCGTGGGCGTTGCCGCGCGCCTGGGCGAGCCACTGGGCGACCGTGCCCGCGGGCACCGAACGCAGCGTGACGGTGGCGGCGCCGTCGCCGCCGGTCGTCATGAGTTGGGCGTTGCCGTTGCCGAGGCCGTCGCGCACCGAGGTTTCGAGGGCGCGCATCGCGTCGTCGCGATTCAGCCGCGGCTGCGACTGCAGTGCCTTGGCGCGGTTCTGCAGGGTGGCCATCTGCTGCAGCTGCGCATCGAGCTGCGCGTGTTCGGCCGGTGCCGCGGCAAGCGTGCGCAGGGCGGGCGCAAGCGCGATCCACCAGAGCAGGGCCAGCGCCACGAGCGCTGCTGCGGCGGCGACCATGCGGCGCTCGCGCGCTTCCAGGGTGGCCCAGCGGGCCTTGAGCTGTTCGCTGAAGTTCATCGGGTGGCCTCGGCCTGGACCAGCAGGAGATCGCCTTCGGTGCGCACGTTGTAGCCGCGCGGCGTGAGTGCGTTGGTGATCTGCGAGACCTCGGAAGGCTGCAGGCCGAGTCCGCGCAGGCGCAACTGGCCGGCGCTGTAGTCGACGGCGGTCGGGGTCTTGCCGGGCGGGAGGTTGGTGGCGAGCGCGCCGACCATGGGTTCGAAGTCGCTGCCGACCACGTCGCCCACGGCCTGCTGCAGCGCAGCCACCTCGCGCTGCATCTGCAGCGGGGCGTCGACCACGATCTTCACCGAGGGGAAGGTCTGGGTCAGCATGGCCCGGGCGGCCTGGCGCTTGGAATCGAGCGCGTTGCGCTCCTTCCAGGCCCAGGCGTTCAGGCCGATCAGTTGCGTGAGCAGCAGCACGGCCACGCCCCAGCGCGCGGCGCGCCATTCAGGGGCGTAGCGCAGCGTTTGCAGCACCGACGCGAATTTCTTGCCGGCGCGTGCGCGGCCGGTGACGGCGAGGTCGAACTGCGCGAGCTCCCAGGGCGTGCGCGCCGCCTGCAGCCAGCGCTGCGGCGTCTGCACGATCGGCACACGGCGCTCCAGCAGGTGCTCGGCGGCCTCGGCCACGGCCGGTTCGGTGGTGATGACGGCGGTGTCCAGCGGCAGGCCGCCCGACAGGGCCAGCCCCGCGCCGGCCAGCGGCAGCGAGACCACGCCGTCGGCGTCGCACACCGTGAGCTGGGGCGCTTCGGGCTCGCCCGTGACCTGCAGCAGCGGCGGGCCGTCGGCCGGCTGCGGCGCGAATTCGGGGACGATGCGCACCACGCGCCGCCCGGCCGCTTCGAGCCCTTGCACGATGCTGCGCAGCCAGATGCGGTTGCAGGCCGCGACCCATACGGGGGCGCCGGCCTTGGCGTCGGGTTCGAGCGCGAAATGCAGGGCTTCGGGCTCGTCGAGCAGATGCTCTTCGAGCAGGCCGTCGAGCACGGCGCGCAGCTTCGAGGCGCTGCCCATGCTGCCCTTGGGCAGCGTGATGCGGTGCCACGACAGCGCCGCGGAAGGAATGCCGAGCATGACTTCAGTGCTCGATGGCAGGAGCGCCAGCAGCGCGCGGCCTTGGTTGCGCAATGCAATGCCGTCGTCGCCTGCCTGGGCCCAGTCGTACTCGCCCGCGGCGTCGGCCGGAGGGAGGGGGGCAATGAGCAGCAGCGGAGTCATGTCGATCTTGGAAAAGCCGGTGATTGTAGGTGGGCGTCTTACAGGCTGACGCTCTGATTTCGATAGCGTAACGCGTTGATGTGACGGGCATTGGAAGGCCTTTTGGTGGGAAAAATGCCTTCGAAATCAGGGTTTGACCGGAGAGTTCGTTGCGCCGGCGCCGCGCGTGCGCCAGACCGTCGTTACCGTGACACCGTTGCGTTGTAGAAGCGAGTGCTCCTCGACCCAGGTGCGGTCGAGTCTCAGCTTGCCGTAGACCTCGAAGAACTGCGTTCCCACGCCGTGCTGCGCGGCGTTGAAGGGCGTGCCGCCGCTGGGCAGCGCAGCGTTGGCGGCCGCCAGGTCCTTGAAAAATGCACGGGTGCGGCGCTCGACGAGCTGGCGCGCGTTGGCGATGCTGAGGGACTCCATGCTCGCGCTGATGGCTTCGGCGCTTGCCGTGTTGATGTTGAGCGTGGTGCGCACCGGCAGGATCGTCACGTAGGGCTCGAGCGTCGCGGCGGTCGAGGGCGAGAGACCGAGCCACACCAGTTGCGAGACCTCCTGCGGCATCAGCGGAGCGCCGCTGCCGTCGGCGTCGCCGTCGCTGGACAGCGCACCCACGAGCCCGGCGGTCATGCGGTTGAGCTCCGACAGCGGCAGTCCCAGCAGGTTGAACAGGCGGGTGAAGGTGGCGACGCTGGCCGGCACCGGCTTGCCGCCGTCGACCAGCGACAGCACGTTGAGCTTGGATTGCGCGTCGACGATGCGGCCCGACAGGAATGCATCGGGCAGCCCCTCGAGGTTGTCGCTCGCCACGTTCTTTTCGGCCGACAGGAAACTGGTGAGGCGGGCTTCCTCGAGCGGCACGGCCCATGGTTCGCCCAGGTGATCGGGTCCGCCGGCGCGGCCGTCCTCGGAGAGGATCAGGCGCGACCAGTCGAGCGCGCCGATCAGCACCCAGGCCGCCTGCACGCGCGAGCGTTCGGCGCCTTCGACCTCGGAGGCGCGCCATTGCTGCCACAGCGCGGCGGCCGCGAAGGTGGCGACCAGCATGACGGTGAGCATCGCGGCCAGCAGCGCCGCACCCGACTGGTTGCGTTGGGGCGTCGTGGTCATGATTTGGGCGATCCCACGGTCGGCCGGACCCAGTCGCGCGTGAGCGTGCCGGAGAGCCCGTCGCCCGGCGGCAGGCTGAGCACCAGGCGCACGCCGTCGGGCATCGCGATGACGGGGCCGGCGGGGTTGTTGGGGTTGGGCGCGACGCTGGGCAACTGGCTGGCGGGCACCCAGCTGTTGTCGCGGAAATAAAAGAGCTGCCAGCTTTCGACGGGCATCAGCGCGGTGTCGGAGGCGCCGCCGGTCTGCGTGCCGCCGTCCTGCGACCAGGCGGCGGCGAGGTTCCAGGCCTGCTGCCATTCGCCGCGCGTGGTGAAGGGCAGGGACTGCCAGCGCCGCCAGCGCAGGCCGTCCGGGCCGGGCCGCAGCGTCCAGGCCACCACCAGCATCGACGGCGCCGTGGT
This region includes:
- the gspD gene encoding type II secretion system secretin GspD — encoded protein: MMKPLFSTGTVALAVRVLIAATFLQAAPAAFAQTSDAPRRGEPITLNFANADIEAVARTMAVVTGRDVVVDPRVKGTMNLVTDRAIQPAAAFNQFASALRLQGFAVVEADGLYKVVPEADAKLQSSAVNTSIGAVSSSGSNQIVTQIFRLNYESPNSLLPVLRPLIPPNNTINVNPGNNSLVITDYADNMRRLARIIASLDVPNASDVEVIQLKHSIASDMVPLISRLIEGSGSGAPGTAAAPGATDASFRTTLLADPRSNSLILRAANPARVQLVRTLVEKLDRQPAEGSNGAAGNIYVVYLKNADAVRLAATLRAAMAANQQTSASGQPGAAGSSPVPQQSAPQAMQVNLSGGQNGGSAAASAPLNNANQPSTGGQIQADPTTNSLIITAPEPQYRQMRAVIDKLDGRRAQVMIEALIVEVSAKKAANFGVQWQSALGNNAVIGTNSSLASANILALTQALATKNVAGITPSPGLNLGIAGKIGGQYILGAIANFFNSDGDANVLSTPNLLTLDNEEAKIVIGQNVPFVTGQYASTSGSVGINPFTTVERKDVGLTLRVRPTINENGTVKMTIFQETSTVDQNTAKDPNGPTTNKRSIESSVLVEDGGLVMLGGLLSDDYGNTVEKVPVAGDIPVLGNLFKNEVRTRNKSNLMMFLRPAVMRDGASTQAFAYDRYDEIRGMQQRTQPSTDNIMLRGVDSAPVLPEVPLVRAAPNAPGSERIGGTQLIPPPRAAADNRKLAPSPLRGTLPPTDDPASAREMP
- the gspN gene encoding type II secretion system protein N, whose amino-acid sequence is MVTRPPSSGPAPRRGWRWALLGITIGAVLAVLLFAPARWLSAALSGWSQGRLVLANPRGTIWNGTAAVVFASGAGGAEAVSLPGLLHWRMRPGWGGISASLDLPCCAAQPLQLRASPRAGGMQLEWQDSRSRWPASMLTGLGAPWNTLKLDGALDLTTKAFAMQWDGPALRIAGQASLDATDVSSSLSTLRPMGSYRLTLEGGNRPTLLLSTREGSLELNGSGSWNGTTFRFNGEANAAPGREDALSNLLNIIGRRDNARSIITLG
- the gspM gene encoding type II secretion system protein GspM, with the protein product MNFSEQLKARWATLEARERRMVAAAAALVALALLWWIALAPALRTLAAAPAEHAQLDAQLQQMATLQNRAKALQSQPRLNRDDAMRALETSVRDGLGNGNAQLMTTGGDGAATVTLRSVPAGTVAQWLAQARGNAHAVPREAHLTRAPAAATPAAGHKDASSTPQVRWDGTVVMALPAAR
- the gspL gene encoding type II secretion system protein GspL, which gives rise to MTPLLLIAPLPPADAAGEYDWAQAGDDGIALRNQGRALLALLPSSTEVMLGIPSAALSWHRITLPKGSMGSASKLRAVLDGLLEEHLLDEPEALHFALEPDAKAGAPVWVAACNRIWLRSIVQGLEAAGRRVVRIVPEFAPQPADGPPLLQVTGEPEAPQLTVCDADGVVSLPLAGAGLALSGGLPLDTAVITTEPAVAEAAEHLLERRVPIVQTPQRWLQAARTPWELAQFDLAVTGRARAGKKFASVLQTLRYAPEWRAARWGVAVLLLTQLIGLNAWAWKERNALDSKRQAARAMLTQTFPSVKIVVDAPLQMQREVAALQQAVGDVVGSDFEPMVGALATNLPPGKTPTAVDYSAGQLRLRGLGLQPSEVSQITNALTPRGYNVRTEGDLLLVQAEATR
- the gspK gene encoding type II secretion system minor pseudopilin GspK, which codes for MTTTPQRNQSGAALLAAMLTVMLVATFAAAALWQQWRASEVEGAERSRVQAAWVLIGALDWSRLILSEDGRAGGPDHLGEPWAVPLEEARLTSFLSAEKNVASDNLEGLPDAFLSGRIVDAQSKLNVLSLVDGGKPVPASVATFTRLFNLLGLPLSELNRMTAGLVGALSSDGDADGSGAPLMPQEVSQLVWLGLSPSTAATLEPYVTILPVRTTLNINTASAEAISASMESLSIANARQLVERRTRAFFKDLAAANAALPSGGTPFNAAQHGVGTQFFEVYGKLRLDRTWVEEHSLLQRNGVTVTTVWRTRGAGATNSPVKP
- a CDS encoding PulJ/GspJ family protein codes for the protein MHDARQARSGTSARGFTLIELLVAIAVMALLSLVSWRGLDSMSRATTQNQQRADAVLTLQATLAQWGSDLDAVATLAQTRPIDWDGRVLRLTRRGSDTTAPSMLVVAWTLRPGPDGLRWRRWQSLPFTTRGEWQQAWNLAAAWSQDGGTQTGGASDTALMPVESWQLFYFRDNSWVPASQLPSVAPNPNNPAGPVIAMPDGVRLVLSLPPGDGLSGTLTRDWVRPTVGSPKS